One genomic region from uncultured Cohaesibacter sp. encodes:
- a CDS encoding bacterioferritin translates to MSNDKTIENLNTALQMEMSAAHQYQLNAQRLDDWGLGKLANQMREEMREEWGHSDRFIERVLFLKGTPVMAFEKPPVLHDALVDLFKADLADEENAIQTYTKASKEAYEVGDIGSKALFEEIVIDEEGHKAWLELQLDLIERLGEKTYSAKFMSTGEEEDEE, encoded by the coding sequence ATGTCAAACGACAAGACCATTGAGAATCTCAACACAGCCCTGCAAATGGAAATGAGCGCCGCTCATCAATATCAGCTCAATGCGCAACGTCTGGACGATTGGGGCCTGGGCAAGCTCGCCAATCAGATGCGCGAAGAAATGCGCGAAGAATGGGGGCATTCCGACCGTTTTATCGAACGGGTCCTGTTTCTGAAAGGCACCCCAGTGATGGCGTTCGAAAAACCTCCCGTGCTGCATGACGCGCTGGTCGATCTTTTCAAGGCAGACCTCGCCGATGAGGAAAATGCGATCCAGACCTACACCAAGGCATCCAAGGAAGCCTACGAAGTGGGCGACATCGGCTCCAAGGCTCTGTTCGAAGAAATCGTCATTGACGAAGAAGGCCATAAGGCATGGCTTGAACTACAGCTCGACCTGATCGAACGTCTTGGCGAGAAAACCTACAGCGCCAAATTCATG
- a CDS encoding diguanylate cyclase, with protein MKKRLLRLCVITLASIVVSVLSTAILMHFMFGNIPRAGLIIAALVPILAGLPITFFIDSQKRKLNMALADLKEAHGQLETLNAELETQARFDFMTGFLNRRYFVQAVNEQCERTDNGAILCIDVDNFKVINDSFGHLVGDEALKMIAETISSATPHDALLARMGGEEFSVFLQPTDLKTARTVAERIRTAVEAMTFEPREGVTHDLSVSIGLAFTCSAHDFQALFGQADLHMYAAKQQGKNRVILPDNDDLEQVA; from the coding sequence ATGAAAAAGCGTCTGTTGCGTCTGTGCGTTATTACCCTTGCTTCGATCGTGGTTTCCGTGCTGTCGACCGCCATCCTGATGCATTTCATGTTTGGCAACATACCGCGCGCCGGTTTGATTATCGCAGCGCTTGTTCCCATTCTCGCCGGTCTTCCGATTACCTTCTTCATAGATAGCCAGAAGCGCAAGCTCAACATGGCCCTGGCCGACCTCAAAGAGGCACACGGCCAGCTTGAAACGCTGAACGCAGAATTGGAGACGCAGGCACGCTTTGACTTCATGACCGGGTTTCTGAACCGGCGCTATTTTGTACAAGCGGTCAACGAGCAATGCGAACGTACTGATAATGGGGCCATCCTGTGCATCGACGTCGATAATTTCAAAGTGATCAATGATAGCTTTGGACATCTGGTCGGGGATGAAGCTCTCAAGATGATTGCCGAAACCATCTCCAGCGCTACGCCGCACGATGCCTTGCTTGCTCGCATGGGGGGCGAGGAATTTTCGGTCTTCCTTCAACCGACAGATCTTAAAACGGCCCGCACAGTTGCGGAACGTATCCGCACAGCCGTAGAAGCCATGACCTTCGAGCCCCGAGAGGGCGTTACCCATGATCTATCGGTGAGCATCGGGCTTGCTTTCACCTGCAGCGCTCATGATTTTCAGGCCCTGTTCGGGCAGGCGGATCTGCATATGTATGCAGCCAAACAGCAGGGCAAGAACCGGGTTATCCTGCCAGACAATGACGATCTGGAGCAGGTCGCCTAA
- a CDS encoding ABC transporter substrate-binding protein, which yields MSRFPIKSLAAALMLAGLTLPASAGTPFSVMLDWFVNPDHGPIIVAKQRGYFKDAGLDVEIIAPADPSDPPKMAAAGEVDLGVSYQPQLYLQHKEGLPVVRVGSLIDSPLYCIMVDADGPVKSLADLKGGRVGFSVPGIEEALMHRMLRTNGVEPDEVEQVNVNFALTSALAAGKVDAVGGAFRNFELHQMAMVGRKGKCFFPEENGVPVYEELIYETAADRTDFSAIKTFLKVTARAAEEIAKDPEGTWEEFKGYAAELDDQLNHDAWFDTYPKFSVKPMALDKARYEAFGAYLNEIGMIEATPPLDGITHDLSGE from the coding sequence ATGTCTCGTTTTCCGATCAAAAGCCTCGCAGCGGCCCTTATGCTTGCTGGCCTCACTCTGCCCGCATCCGCCGGCACTCCTTTCTCGGTCATGCTCGACTGGTTTGTAAATCCCGATCACGGCCCGATCATCGTTGCCAAGCAACGGGGATATTTCAAGGACGCCGGGTTGGATGTAGAAATCATCGCCCCCGCCGATCCGTCCGATCCGCCCAAGATGGCTGCTGCCGGTGAAGTTGATCTGGGGGTCTCCTACCAGCCCCAGCTCTATCTGCAGCATAAGGAAGGACTGCCTGTGGTGCGGGTTGGTTCGCTGATCGATAGCCCGCTCTATTGCATCATGGTGGATGCGGACGGGCCGGTTAAAAGCCTTGCCGATCTTAAGGGCGGGCGCGTCGGCTTTTCCGTTCCCGGCATCGAGGAAGCCCTGATGCATCGCATGTTGCGCACCAACGGTGTCGAGCCCGATGAGGTGGAACAGGTCAATGTCAATTTCGCCCTGACTTCTGCGTTGGCTGCAGGCAAGGTGGACGCCGTTGGCGGGGCCTTCCGCAATTTCGAACTGCACCAGATGGCCATGGTCGGGCGCAAGGGAAAATGCTTCTTCCCCGAGGAGAATGGCGTACCGGTCTATGAAGAGCTGATCTATGAAACCGCTGCGGACCGCACGGATTTCAGCGCGATCAAGACCTTCCTCAAGGTGACGGCTCGTGCTGCTGAAGAGATCGCCAAAGACCCCGAAGGCACTTGGGAAGAATTCAAAGGCTATGCGGCCGAGCTGGATGATCAGCTCAATCATGACGCATGGTTTGATACCTATCCCAAATTCTCGGTCAAGCCGATGGCGTTGGACAAAGCTCGCTATGAAGCCTTTGGCGCTTATCTCAATGAAATCGGTATGATTGAGGCCACTCCACCGCTCGATGGCATCACCCATGATCTGTCAGGCGAATAG
- a CDS encoding ABC transporter permease → MRKLMIPLALIALWQGGVSAGVLPAFILPGPLDVAGTLWSDRALLLTHSLVTLEEVAYGFVIGAILGVGAAILMMLSPVVRLNLRPVLNASQAIPVFVLAPILTLWFGYGLAPKIIMTILLVFFPIASGLLDGMLATPQQSLDMARIAKASRWRELIWLRFPHALPQLAASIRIAITYAPTGAVIGEWIGASKGLGYLMLMANARSRIALMFAALVVIVAMTLLLHRLADHLLRRWLSA, encoded by the coding sequence ATGAGAAAGCTGATGATTCCTCTGGCGCTGATCGCACTCTGGCAGGGGGGCGTATCTGCCGGAGTGCTGCCTGCCTTTATCCTGCCCGGTCCGCTCGATGTGGCTGGTACCCTATGGTCCGATCGTGCCTTGCTGCTCACTCACAGTCTGGTAACTCTGGAAGAAGTGGCCTACGGCTTTGTCATCGGAGCGATTCTCGGTGTTGGCGCTGCGATACTCATGATGCTGTCACCGGTTGTACGCCTCAATCTCAGGCCGGTGCTTAATGCCTCTCAGGCCATTCCGGTGTTTGTGCTGGCCCCCATTCTGACCCTGTGGTTCGGCTACGGGTTGGCGCCCAAGATCATCATGACCATTCTGCTGGTGTTCTTCCCGATTGCCTCGGGCCTTCTGGATGGGATGCTTGCAACACCACAACAAAGCCTTGATATGGCCCGCATAGCCAAGGCAAGCCGCTGGCGCGAACTGATCTGGTTGCGCTTTCCTCATGCTTTGCCACAGCTCGCAGCAAGCATCCGCATTGCCATAACCTATGCTCCTACCGGAGCCGTGATCGGAGAGTGGATCGGCGCTTCCAAGGGACTGGGCTATCTGATGCTCATGGCAAATGCACGCTCGCGCATCGCCCTGATGTTTGCTGCTCTGGTTGTCATCGTAGCCATGACATTGCTATTGCATCGTCTGGCAGACCACCTGCTGCGCCGCTGGCTATCAGCCTAG
- the thiD gene encoding bifunctional hydroxymethylpyrimidine kinase/phosphomethylpyrimidine kinase: protein MIPNILSIAGSDPSGGAGIQADLKAISANGGYAMAVIAAMTAQNTQGVSGWVPSEPDFIVAQIEAILSDIRVDAIKIGMLGTSKAVEAVGQALKECAAPIVLDPVMVAKGGSRLLNEEAVDAVRRVLVPMATLITPNLPEAADLLGSMEARNADDMQDQAEALIALGPKAVYLKGGHLVAKDSPDLFLSAEQREWISAPRIETKNTHGTGCSLSSALATQLALTGDSFAAAKAAKAYISKAIEGSANLDVGSGHGPTDHFFMLRT from the coding sequence ATGATCCCGAATATTCTCTCGATTGCCGGTTCCGATCCGTCGGGCGGGGCGGGCATTCAGGCTGACCTTAAGGCCATATCGGCCAATGGTGGCTATGCCATGGCGGTGATCGCCGCCATGACGGCACAAAATACCCAAGGGGTAAGCGGCTGGGTGCCGAGCGAGCCGGATTTCATCGTCGCGCAGATCGAAGCCATTCTGTCAGATATTCGCGTCGATGCCATCAAGATCGGCATGCTGGGTACTTCCAAGGCTGTCGAAGCCGTTGGACAAGCCCTCAAGGAGTGTGCCGCGCCCATCGTGCTCGACCCTGTGATGGTGGCCAAGGGCGGCTCTCGCCTGCTCAATGAGGAAGCCGTTGACGCTGTGCGCCGTGTTCTCGTGCCCATGGCAACGCTCATTACGCCCAATCTGCCTGAAGCGGCGGATCTTCTGGGCTCGATGGAGGCACGCAACGCTGACGACATGCAGGATCAGGCCGAAGCACTCATCGCTCTCGGGCCCAAGGCGGTTTACCTCAAGGGCGGTCATTTGGTGGCCAAAGACAGCCCGGACCTGTTCTTGTCAGCCGAACAGCGCGAATGGATCTCTGCCCCGCGGATCGAAACCAAAAACACCCATGGCACAGGCTGCTCCCTGTCCTCTGCGCTGGCCACCCAACTGGCGCTCACCGGGGATAGTTTTGCTGCAGCCAAAGCCGCCAAAGCCTACATCTCCAAAGCGATTGAAGGCAGCGCCAATCTCGATGTCGGATCAGGTCATGGACCGACAGATCATTTTTTCATGCTGAGGACGTAA
- a CDS encoding ATP-binding cassette domain-containing protein, with product MDPYGLSGTILLDGETLIAPFTLSLQAGWTALLGPSGSGKSTLLRLLGGLDCEAELKGIRKGAERIGWMAQSDLMQPRLSVLQNVMLIEMLAGRKPDRNRARDLLAAVGLSGLESRKPSALSGGQRQRVALARTLMSDAELILLDEPFSALDPATRATMQDLAFDQFAGRTVVLVTHDPAEALRLCQTIWGLKDHHLQPLAPLAGTKPHDLADPALLATAARLLDDIRKSARP from the coding sequence ATGGATCCTTACGGCCTGTCTGGGACGATCCTGCTGGATGGGGAAACGTTGATTGCCCCTTTCACGCTGTCGCTTCAGGCAGGCTGGACAGCCTTGCTCGGCCCTTCCGGGTCGGGCAAGTCGACGCTTTTGCGGCTTCTGGGTGGGCTCGACTGTGAAGCCGAGCTCAAAGGCATCCGAAAGGGAGCCGAGCGTATCGGCTGGATGGCACAATCCGATCTCATGCAGCCGCGCCTCTCGGTTCTGCAGAATGTCATGCTGATTGAAATGCTGGCAGGGCGCAAGCCAGATCGCAATCGCGCCCGCGATCTGCTGGCCGCCGTTGGGCTTTCGGGCTTGGAGAGCCGCAAGCCATCGGCCCTTTCCGGCGGACAGAGACAGCGGGTTGCCCTTGCGCGCACGCTGATGAGCGATGCCGAGTTGATCCTGCTGGATGAACCCTTCTCGGCGCTTGATCCGGCCACGCGGGCGACCATGCAGGATCTGGCCTTTGATCAGTTTGCCGGACGCACGGTTGTGCTTGTCACCCACGATCCGGCCGAGGCCCTGCGTCTTTGCCAGACCATCTGGGGGCTCAAAGATCATCATCTGCAGCCACTCGCGCCTCTGGCCGGAACCAAACCCCATGATCTGGCTGATCCTGCCCTGCTGGCAACCGCAGCCCGCCTACTGGACGACATCAGGAAAAGCGCCAGACCATGA
- a CDS encoding glutathione S-transferase N-terminal domain-containing protein, with product MIDPKKLSDYPITKRWPAQNPDVIQLYSYPTPNGVKVSIALEEMGLPYEAHKVTLSDADVKSEEFLSLNPNNKIPAIIDPVGPDGDPIGLFETGAILLYLSDKTGKFIGATERDRAKIIQWLMFQMGGIGPMFGQLGFFVKFKGAEIEDPRPRERYIAETKRLLNVLDGVLADRDWIAGDYSIADIAIAPWLRPIGGIYEAADLVDFDSYTNVVDYLKRFMDRPAVQKGINIPPRN from the coding sequence ATGATCGACCCAAAGAAACTGTCTGATTATCCCATTACAAAACGGTGGCCAGCACAGAATCCGGATGTGATCCAGCTTTATTCCTACCCGACTCCCAACGGCGTGAAAGTATCCATTGCGCTGGAAGAAATGGGATTGCCCTACGAAGCGCACAAGGTGACGCTTTCGGACGCGGATGTGAAAAGCGAAGAATTTCTCTCCTTGAATCCCAACAACAAGATCCCGGCTATCATCGATCCGGTCGGCCCGGACGGTGATCCCATCGGCCTGTTCGAAACCGGCGCCATTCTGCTTTATCTATCAGACAAGACAGGTAAGTTCATTGGCGCAACAGAGCGGGATCGCGCCAAGATCATCCAGTGGCTGATGTTCCAGATGGGCGGCATCGGCCCAATGTTCGGCCAGCTCGGTTTCTTCGTGAAGTTCAAGGGTGCCGAAATTGAAGATCCGCGCCCGCGCGAGCGCTATATTGCAGAAACCAAACGCCTGCTGAATGTCCTTGATGGCGTGCTGGCTGACCGCGACTGGATTGCCGGTGACTATTCCATTGCCGACATCGCGATTGCCCCTTGGCTGCGCCCGATTGGCGGTATTTATGAAGCTGCAGATCTGGTCGATTTCGACAGCTACACCAATGTGGTTGATTATCTCAAGCGCTTCATGGATCGTCCAGCAGTGCAAAAAGGCATCAATATTCCGCCTCGGAACTAA